Below is a window of Halolamina sp. CBA1230 DNA.
CGACCACAGCGGCAGCACACCGGGGAACGTGATGGCGCGGCTCCGCCGTCCGCATAGCGACGACCGGACCCGTATCGCCGTCGTCGCGGACCCACACGTCTCGACGCGCGAGGAGGGCACCTCGAAGCTGTTCGAGCACACCGAGGCCCACCTCGAGCGCGCGGTCGCCGACATCAACGACCGCGGCGTCGACTACACGCTCTGTGTTGGCGATATCACCAAGGACGGCGAGCGCTGGAACTTCGACGCCGCCGACGAGATCCTCGCCGACCTCGAGAGCCCGTTCCGGTCGATCCCGGGGAACCACGACGTCGAGAAGGACGGGTACGACCACGAGAACCTCCCGCTCGCGGAGTTCGAGGAGCGTTACACGCCCGGCGGGCTGCCGTTCCACGAGCGCGTCGGCGGCGTCGACGTGGTCGGCCTCAACAGCGCCGGCGGCGACGACTGGCTGACCGACTCCCACGACGGGCTCGTTACCGACGATCAGGTCGAGTGGCTCGACGGGACGCTGCCCGAACTCGACACGCCCCTGGTCGCGGTCCACCACAACCTCCCGACGATGGCCGACCAGCTGGTCCAGCACCGCGACACCAACGAGCCCGAGATGGCGATCCCGCCGACGATGCGGGACCCCGAGCCGTTGCTCGACACGCTCGCGGCCCACGACGCGCCGCTGGTCGTGACGGGCCACCTCCACCTGCCCTCCACGACGACGGAGCGGGGCGTCCGCGAGATCATGTCGCCGACGACCTGCTCGTTCCCGCAGTCGTACCTCCTGTTCGACGTGGGACCGGACGGGACCGAGATCCGCCTGATCCCCGTCGCGGACCACGAGGGGATGATGCTCGGCCACTTCGAGCGCCACCAGGACTCCTACACGGGGAAGGGACTGACCGATATGGCCGCGATCCGGCTGGCGCAGTTCCCGCTGGTCGACGAGTCCTGATCGTCGCCGGGTTTACGCGTTCCTCCGTCCAACCACGTCCATGGTCCACCCCCATCTCCTCGCGCTCGCCGGCGGCCTCGCCCTCGTCCCGATCGCCGCGGAAGCCTGGTCCCGCTACTGGGGTGCCGAGCCCGAGAACTGGCCCGAGCGGGCGCTGATCCGGACCGGGAGCGCCCTGCTGATCCTGGCGCTCGTCGGCTTCGACGGCGTGTTCGGGCTGATCCCCGATCCCGGCGTTCCGCCGGACGTGGCGACGGCCGCAGAGCTCCTGCTCGTCGGGGCCGCGTTGGCCGCCTACGCCGGCTTCTGGTGGCGCCGGCGGGGTGACTAACCTCACTGCTCCCGCTCCAGGATCCACCGGACGCCCATCGCGTCGACGATCGCTCCCGGCTCCCTGACGTGCGGGAGCGTCCGGGGTCGATCCGTGTTCACGTCGACATCCGGGTCCTCGTCGGGGTCGGGCAGCCCGAAGTCGGGCGTCTCGTCCGGTTCCTCGGCGTCGAGGTCGAGCGTTTCGGTGTCGAACGCCCGGTCGACGAGGTCGCGGTCGATTTCGACGCCGTCGACGGCCTGTCTGCGGAGTCGTTGCTGCCCGGCGTCGAGCAGCGTGCTGTGGACGACGAGCAGCCCGTCGTAACAGCGGTACTCGACGGCGCCGTAGGTCAGGTAGCGCGCGAGCGCCCGGGCCGCCGCGAACGGGAGGAGCAGCGCCGCCGCGACCGCGAGGGCCAGGCTGGGGCCGCCGATCAGCCCCGCGACGACGGCGGCCGCCAGCGCGAACAGCGATATCCCGTTGGTCGCGAGGTAGACGATCACTCGGAAGCCCGCGTCGGCGACCGCCGCGGCCCGTGGCGGGCGAACGCGCAGCTCCGGCTCGCCGTCGGGCTCGTCGATCGGTTCCGGATCGAGTTCGACGTCCTTCCCGCCGAACATCCGTGCCAGGATCCCGTACCGATCGTCGTCGGCCTCGATCTGGAGTCCGCGCACGTCGAGCGCGATCTTGCCGACCACGAGCAGTGCGAGCACCTCCCCGCTCCGGCTGGCGTCGACGACGCCCGTGGCGTCGATGGCGATCGCCGCCGCGAACAGGAAGCCGACGCCGAACAGCGTCGTCAACGGCTCGTAGAACGCCGACCGCGCGGAGTGGTCGCGGTACCCCCGGCGCCGGAAGTACTCGATGTACGTCTCGCCGCCCCGGAGCACGAACACGGAGAGCGCGCCGAGGCCGAGCGCACCGGCTTCCTGCTCGGTCACTCCGCCCGACGCGACGTAGCCGAACAGGGCGAGCGTGAGCACCACCCCGACCGCGCCGAACACCACACCCCCGATGATCACCATGAGGTTCCGCGGGTACACCGGCGGGATCGGCCCCGGGAGGCTGATCGAGCCCCGGACCCGGTGGAGCAGGCCGGCGATCCGCGAGCGCTCGACGTAGCTCCGCGGTCGCTTCGCCGCGAACGGCATCTTCACCAGCGACCACGCCGAAAGCGCCGCGAACTCCACCGCGAACACGCCGAGTAACACCGTCGCGGACCAGCCCAGCGCGACGACGCCGACCGGCGCCACGAGGTTCGAGGCGACGGCGGCGGCGACCGCGCCGAGATCGGGCGCGTCGTCGGCCATCAGTACGGCTCGTGCCCGTCGAACCGTCGGATCGCTTCACGGTACGCGGCCCACGCGGCGAGCACGCCGCCGCCGACCAACAGGCCGCCAGCACCCACCTGGACCACGGCGAGCGGCAGCGATCGGATACCCGCCCCGACCGCGTCGAACGACGACGCGGCCCCGGCGAGCACTCCCGACTCCCCAGCCAGGAGACCGAGCAGGGCGCCGGGCACGGCGCCGACGCCCGAGAGCACCAGCCGAACGATCCCCGGCGCGACGACGACGCCCACCAGCGCCAGTCCGGGGACGAACACGAGCGCGCCGTGGAGCGTCCCCGCGACCAGCCGCGGGGGCCGCACGTCGTCGCTGTTACCGATCCGGATCGCGCTGTACCGCGGGAACCACATCCCCACCGCCGGCGCCAGCGCGGCGCCGACGGCGGCGAGCAGCGCGCCCACGAACGCGAGCGCCAGCGCGGGGACGGCGCCGTACCCCCCGCCGACCGCCGCCACCAGCGTGAAGACGGCGACGATCGGGGTGGAGAGCAGCACCGGCGCGATCAGCCCCCGGACGTACGCCCGCCCGGAGACGGCCGTCAGCGTCACCGGCAGCACCGGCCCCTCGTCGCCGAGGGGGTTGAGCGCGAACGCGGCGCCGCCGATCCAGCCCGCGATCAGCGCGACGACGGGGCCGAGCGCCGACAGCGAGATCGTCCCCTGCAGGAACATGCTGAGCATCCCCGATAGGCCGGCGAACACCGGCACCAGCAGGAAGTTCAGTCGCTGGGGCTCCCGCCGGGCACGGAGCAGCGTCCACCGGGCCACCTGCCGGGTCCGGCCCGTGACCAGCGGCACCCGGAGCGGGCTGATCGCCCGTTCGAGCGCGCTGGCCGGCGAGCGTTCGCCCGCGGTAGTCGCCACCCCGCCATCGCTATCGCTCGGATCGATCTCGTCGCCGAACCAGAGCGAGGCCGCGACCCGCTCGGCCGCCCAGCCGCCGCCGATCAGCACCGCGGCGACGGTCAGTAGCCCTCCAGCGGCGTGCCCGATCGAGGGAGCGATCGGCGTCCCGACCGCCAGCACGTCGACGATCCAGCCCACCGGGACGGCGCCGAGCAGCGCGGGGTCGAGCGAGTAGGGGATCGTCGGGAGCTGGAACAGCATGTAGCCGCCGAAGAAGGCCAGCGCGACGACGCCGCTCAGCGCGGTCCGGTGTCGGGCGACGAACGGCACCCGTGCCACCAGCCACGCCGCGATATAGCCAGCCAGCCGGCCGGCGACGACCGCGCTGGCGACGAACAGGCAGCCGACCAGCGGCACCGTGAGCAGCGGCACCGGCGACGCGAACGCGTACGCCCCCACGACGGTGACGAGCGTCGCGGTCGGCAGCGTATACGTCAGCACGCGCAGCGACTCCGCGACAACGCCGCCGACCACGGCGGTCCGTGGCGAGACCGTCGTCAGCACGAACGGCACGGCGACTGGTTCGCTGTGGACGGACGCCGCCCGCTGGGCCAGCAGGAACACGCCGAACAGCCAGAACAGCGCCACACCGCCCCGCAGCGCCGGCGGCACCGCGTGCCCGGTCGGGACGTTCTCGCGGAGGATCGGCGCGAACAGCGCCGCCATCCCGCCGAGCAGCAGCGTCGGGAGCAGGACGCTCCCGGCCAGCAACACCAGCCGTCCGGTGTCCTCGCGGATCGCGCGGGCCGAGCGCCGGTACTCGAAGACGCCGGCCCGGAGCGCGTGCCGGGGCCAGTTCGGCTCAGCCATCGGACCCGTCCCCTCCGCCCGTCGTCGGGCCGGCGACCGGCTCGTCGGTCGTGAGTTCGAGGAACGCGTCCTCGAGCGAGCGCGTCTCGCCGGTCTCCGCCCGGCGCTCCAGCGACTCGGGGCTGCCTCTGGCCACCAGTTCGCCGTCGTAGAGGATCCCCACCTCGTCGGCGACCTCCTCGACCACCGGGAGGATATGTGTCGAGAGGAACACAGTCGTCCCGCCGTCGGCGAGCTCGACGATCAGCTCCCGGAGCGTCCGGGCCGCGCGGGGGTCGAGCCCGGAGGTGGGTTCGTCGAGGAACACGACGTCCGGTTCGTGCAGCACCGCCTGCACGTAGGCGACTTTCTGGCGCATCCCCTTCGAGTAGTCCGCGATCCGACCCGCGGCGTCCTCGGGCGGGAGGTCGAGGCGGTCGAGCAGGTCGTCGACACGGTCGCTCGCCCGCTCGGGGTCGAGATCACGCAGACCGGCGGCGTAGTCGAGCTGCTCGTACGCCGTCGCGTGGTCGTACAGCGGCGGCTCCTCGGGCAGGTAGCCGATCCGGGGCCGGAGCGCGTCGCGGTCGGTCACGTCGGCGCCGGCCACGGTCGCGCGGCCGCGAGTCGGGCGGACGAGCCCGGTCAGCATCCGCATGGTCGTCGTCTTGCCGGCGCCGTTGGGGCCGAGGAAACCGAACACGCTGCCGGCCTCAACGTCGAGGTCGAGGGCGGACACGGCGACGGTGTCTCCGTACTCCTTCGTCAGGTCGGTGGTCTCGATGGCGGGCATGGGAGGCGCGGGTACGTCGGCGTCTGGCGGCGCTGCCCCCAAAGGCGTATCGACAGTCAGACGTACTTCACCGCAGCGCGGATCGCGGTGTCGGTCCAGACGGCGACCACGATCGCCAGCGCCACGAACGGCGGCAGCCTCTCGGGGAAGAGGATGTACAGCGGGATCCCGACCGCGATCAGCACCGCCAGCGGCGGCAGGTCGTCGAGGCGCGTCGAGCGCGTCCCACGGTAGTAGAACAGCACCCCCGCCGGGAGGCCGACGGCGACCGCCAGCGCCGCGGCGGTGCGAGTGATTGCGGGGACTGACCCGCCCCAGAGCCCGAAGTAGACGAGCACGGTGGCGGCCGCCGAGATCAGCAGCGAGATCGTCACCGACTCCGAGACGTCGGGTTCGTCAGGGCTCGGTTCCTCGTCCCGTCGCATGGTGAGCTCCTGGCCCGGGCAAAAGCGTGCCCCTCGGTCACGCGCGGTGCCGGCGAGCGACGCTGGAGGGGAAGGGTTATCCCCCGTGTCGTGCTGTATATTGACATGGACGATATCGAGGACCTGTTCGTGGGACGGCTGATGAGCAGCGACGTGAAAACCGTCACGCCCGACACGCTGGTCGAGGAGGCCGCCGACGTGATGCTCGACAACGCGATCGGTTCGGTGGTCGTCATCGACGAGGACGGCGAACTCGAGGGGATCCTCACCCGGACGGACTTCGTCTCCATCGTCGCCGGCCAGAAGCCCAAGGACCAGACGCCCGTGAAGGAGTACATGACCCGGGACGTCCAGACGGCCAAGGCCGGCGACTCGATCCGGGAGGTCGCCGACCGGATGATCGAAGCCAGCTTCCACCACATGCCGGTCGTCGACGACGAGGAGGGGCTGATCGGGATGATCACCACCTCCGACCTCACCGCGTACCTCTCGTCGGTCCAGACGCCGAGCCCCTAGCGCCGCGCCGACGACGTGTTCTTCGCCGGTTGCCCGATCCGTCACCGTGGAGTAGCGACGCAGGTGCGGGCGGAGGTCGAGATCGCGGTGGTGAAAGCGTCCACCGAGCGACACCGCGACGCAGTGCATATTCCGGCGGTGGTCGACCGAACGAAGCCGGAGAACCACGCAGAGTCAGTCTATCGCCCGTGATCTAGGGGGAAGTATAAACCCTCAGAGGAGAAACAGGTTCGTGGCCATGTCAACTGAACCAGACGACGGCACGCTACGGGCGCTGTACCGAACGCGGATCGGAGAGCCGACGACCGACGACGAGGTCCGCGGGTACTGGCTGTTCGTGGCCGGGCTCGTCCTGGCGGTCGCTGGCGTCCTGCTCTTCCTCGCGAGCGATCCACAGGGCGGCATCAGACAGCTCTCGATGGTCGGGGTCGGCATCGGGCTGATCCTGCTGCTCGTAGGGCCGGTGATCCGGCTCCCGCTCGAACCGACGGCGACGACGCTGGTCGCCGTCGGCGCGACGGTCGCGGCGATCGGCGTCGCCTACTTCGTCGCCGTGTTCCCGGGCGGCTGGTCGCTCCGGAGCGGGAACGCGGTCGTGATCGGGCTGTACGGGCTCGGGCTGCTGCTCGTCGGCGCCGGCGGCGTGCTGATTCCGCTGCTCTCCGGCGCCGGCCGAGCCGCGGAGGCGGACGACCTCGAGCGCGAACTCGCCGAGCTCGACGACGTGCTCGAAGACAGCGCGGCCGACGAGGCCGACCTCGCCGCTCGGGTCGCCGACCTCCGGCGCGAACTGGCGTCCTCGAACGACGCCGCGGCGTGGCTGGGGTCGGCCGTCACGGCGCTCTCGCAGGATCTCGCGGATTCGGAGACCGACGAGGCCGACCTCGCCGCGCGGCTCTGGTCGCTCCGACAGAGCCAGTCCCGGTTCGAGCTGTACGAGGACAAGGGTGGGGAGTTCCGCTGGCGGCTCCGCCACCGCAACGGGCAGGTCGTCGCCACGAGCGGCGAGGGGTACAGCCGGCGCCACAACGCCCAGAAGGGGATCGAGCGCGTCCGGCGGGACGCGCTGGGCGCGACGCTGCTGCGTGTCGAGTCCGAGGCGGAACTCGCCGACGCGGGCGAGGCGTTCGAGCCACCAGAGACCGTCGAGAGCCGGACTACGTTCGAACTGTACGAGGATAAACGGGGTGAGTTCCGCTGGCGGCTCCGCCACGACAACGGCAACGTCGTCGGCGACGGCGGTGAGGGGTACAGCCGTCGAGGGGCTGCCCGAGAGGCGATCGAGCGCGTTCAGGAGTACGCCGGCCCGGCCGAGTACCTGCGACTCGACCCGACCGGGTTCGAACTCTACCGCGACGACGCCGGCGAGTGGCGCTGGCGGCTGGTCCACCGCAACGGGAACGTGCTCGCCGACGGCGGCGAGGGGTACACGCGGCGCCGCGACGCCCGGCGCGCGGTCGACCGCATCCGCGAGGGGCTGGACGAGCTGATGTTCGAGACGTACGAGGACAGCGCGGGCGAACACCGCTGGCGGCTGCAGTCGCCCAACGGGCAGATCGTCGCCGACAGCGGCGAGGGGTACAGCCGGAAGTCGGGCGTCGAGGACGCCGTCGAGCGCGTTCGGGAGTACGCGCCCGAAGCGCACGTCCTGGACATCGGCCGCGCGGCGTTCGAGGTGTACGAGGACGCGAGCGGGGAGTTCCGCTGGCGGCTCCGCCACCGCAACGGGCAGATCATCGTCGATAGCGGTGAGGGGTACGCGGGGAAGTCCAAGGCCGAAGACGCCGTCGATCGGTTCAAACTGAACGCTCCCGGGTCGGAGATCGAGGACCTCGACGCCGTCGACGAGGAATCGGAAACTGGTGGCGGAGAGTAACGCCCCTCAGCGCCGCCAGTACTCCGGCGTCAGACAGACCAGCAGCGGGAGGATCTCCAGCCGGCCCGCCCACATCAGCACCACCATGAACAGCTTGGAGCTGTCCGGGAACCGAAGGTAGCCGCCCATCGGGCCGAGGCGGTAGAACGCCGGGCCGACGTTGCCCAGCGTCGACGCCGTCCCCGAGATCACTTCGAGCACGGTGAAGTCGACGCCGGCGCGTGCGGCGTCGAGGAACAGGACGAACGCCCCGATGAAGAACATCGAGAGGTACAGCAGCGTGAACGACATGATCCCACGGGTCGCACGGTCGTCGAGCGCGTTCCCGCCCAGCCGGACGGGGCGGACCGCCTCGGGGTGGGCCGTGGTGAACAGTTCGCGACGGAGCACCTTCGCGACGACGATCCAGCGGATGACCTTCACGCTCCCGCCGGTCGACCCGGCCGAGCCGCCGACGAACATCGCGAACAGGAGGGCGTACTTCGCCGGCGCCCCCCACACGTCGAAGTCCATACTGGCGTACCCAGTCGTCGTCACGATGGAGACCGCCTGGAACAGCGCGTGGCGTAGCGCCGGTTCGAGGTTGCCGGTGATCGCGGCGGCAGTCTCGGACAGGTAGGCCGCGTCGAACGTCGCGCCCTCGGGCACGCCCGACGCGAACCCGCCGGTGAACAGCAGCCCCGTCAGGATCGCGGTCAGCACGGCCATAGCGCCCAGATAGCCGCGGAACTCGGTGTCTTCGAGAAGTTCGCGAGGGGAGCCGGCGACGGCCTGCCAGATCAGCGCGAAGTTGGTGCCCGCGATCACCATGAAGGGGATGATAACCCACTGGACCGCGGCGGAGAACGCCTCGATCGAGCGCGCCTGCGGCGAGAACCCGCCGGTGGGCATCGTCGTCAGCCCGTGGGCGACGGCGTTGTACGCGTTCATGTTCGGCCCGGCCATCCCCGCGAGGTCGAGCCCGTACAGCAGCAGGATCTCGACCACGGTGATCGCGAGGTAGGCTCCCCAGAGCACGCGGGCGGTCTCGGCGATCTTCGGCGTCAGCTTCTCGATCCCCGGCCCCGGCGCCTCGGCGTCCATCAGCTGTGCGCCGCCGACGGAGAGTTCGGGGAGGATCGCGACCGCGAGCACGACGATCCCCATCCCGCCGAGCCACTGGGTGAGCTGTCGCCAGAGCATCACGCCGCGGGTGTGGTCGACAACGTTGATGCTGCCCAGCACAGTCGCGCCCGTGGTGGAGAACCCAGACATCGACTCGAACAGCGCGTTCGTAGGGTTGGCAAGCGTCGAGTCGGGATGGATCGGCTCGACCAGCAGCGGGATGCCGTGGGCCTCGATCAGGTACGGGATCGTGCCCACGAGCGCGACCGCGAGCCACGTCGCCGCCACCATCAGGAACCCCTCGCGGGCGGCGATATCCGGCTCGGGGGCGAGCCGTTCGAGCCCCCAGCCGACGAGGAGCGTGACGGCGATGGTGGGCAGGAACGGGGCGAGCGTCTCGCCGTAGTACAGCGCGACGACGACCGGGAGCAGCAGCGGCACCGAGAGGTACTTCAGCACCGTCCCGACGAGGCTCAAGCTGGCGCGGTAATCGACGCGTATCGACACGGTTGTCCGAGCGAAAACGCGTTCGGCGCTTCAAGCTACTGTTTCGGTCTCGACGG
It encodes the following:
- a CDS encoding metallophosphoesterase, yielding MAVDPVDHSGSTPGNVMARLRRPHSDDRTRIAVVADPHVSTREEGTSKLFEHTEAHLERAVADINDRGVDYTLCVGDITKDGERWNFDAADEILADLESPFRSIPGNHDVEKDGYDHENLPLAEFEERYTPGGLPFHERVGGVDVVGLNSAGGDDWLTDSHDGLVTDDQVEWLDGTLPELDTPLVAVHHNLPTMADQLVQHRDTNEPEMAIPPTMRDPEPLLDTLAAHDAPLVVTGHLHLPSTTTERGVREIMSPTTCSFPQSYLLFDVGPDGTEIRLIPVADHEGMMLGHFERHQDSYTGKGLTDMAAIRLAQFPLVDES
- a CDS encoding DUF6498-containing protein → MADDAPDLGAVAAAVASNLVAPVGVVALGWSATVLLGVFAVEFAALSAWSLVKMPFAAKRPRSYVERSRIAGLLHRVRGSISLPGPIPPVYPRNLMVIIGGVVFGAVGVVLTLALFGYVASGGVTEQEAGALGLGALSVFVLRGGETYIEYFRRRGYRDHSARSAFYEPLTTLFGVGFLFAAAIAIDATGVVDASRSGEVLALLVVGKIALDVRGLQIEADDDRYGILARMFGGKDVELDPEPIDEPDGEPELRVRPPRAAAVADAGFRVIVYLATNGISLFALAAAVVAGLIGGPSLALAVAAALLLPFAAARALARYLTYGAVEYRCYDGLLVVHSTLLDAGQQRLRRQAVDGVEIDRDLVDRAFDTETLDLDAEEPDETPDFGLPDPDEDPDVDVNTDRPRTLPHVREPGAIVDAMGVRWILEREQ
- a CDS encoding ABC transporter ATP-binding protein translates to MPAIETTDLTKEYGDTVAVSALDLDVEAGSVFGFLGPNGAGKTTTMRMLTGLVRPTRGRATVAGADVTDRDALRPRIGYLPEEPPLYDHATAYEQLDYAAGLRDLDPERASDRVDDLLDRLDLPPEDAAGRIADYSKGMRQKVAYVQAVLHEPDVVFLDEPTSGLDPRAARTLRELIVELADGGTTVFLSTHILPVVEEVADEVGILYDGELVARGSPESLERRAETGETRSLEDAFLELTTDEPVAGPTTGGGDGSDG
- a CDS encoding CBS domain-containing protein, whose translation is MEDLFVGRLMSSDVKTVTPDTLVEEAADVMLDNAIGSVVVIDEDGELEGILTRTDFVSIVAGQKPKDQTPVKEYMTRDVQTAKAGDSIREVADRMIEASFHHMPVVDDEEGLIGMITTSDLTAYLSSVQTPSP
- a CDS encoding DUF1508 domain-containing protein, coding for MSTEPDDGTLRALYRTRIGEPTTDDEVRGYWLFVAGLVLAVAGVLLFLASDPQGGIRQLSMVGVGIGLILLLVGPVIRLPLEPTATTLVAVGATVAAIGVAYFVAVFPGGWSLRSGNAVVIGLYGLGLLLVGAGGVLIPLLSGAGRAAEADDLERELAELDDVLEDSAADEADLAARVADLRRELASSNDAAAWLGSAVTALSQDLADSETDEADLAARLWSLRQSQSRFELYEDKGGEFRWRLRHRNGQVVATSGEGYSRRHNAQKGIERVRRDALGATLLRVESEAELADAGEAFEPPETVESRTTFELYEDKRGEFRWRLRHDNGNVVGDGGEGYSRRGAAREAIERVQEYAGPAEYLRLDPTGFELYRDDAGEWRWRLVHRNGNVLADGGEGYTRRRDARRAVDRIREGLDELMFETYEDSAGEHRWRLQSPNGQIVADSGEGYSRKSGVEDAVERVREYAPEAHVLDIGRAAFEVYEDASGEFRWRLRHRNGQIIVDSGEGYAGKSKAEDAVDRFKLNAPGSEIEDLDAVDEESETGGGE
- a CDS encoding TrkH family potassium uptake protein; translation: MSIRVDYRASLSLVGTVLKYLSVPLLLPVVVALYYGETLAPFLPTIAVTLLVGWGLERLAPEPDIAAREGFLMVAATWLAVALVGTIPYLIEAHGIPLLVEPIHPDSTLANPTNALFESMSGFSTTGATVLGSINVVDHTRGVMLWRQLTQWLGGMGIVVLAVAILPELSVGGAQLMDAEAPGPGIEKLTPKIAETARVLWGAYLAITVVEILLLYGLDLAGMAGPNMNAYNAVAHGLTTMPTGGFSPQARSIEAFSAAVQWVIIPFMVIAGTNFALIWQAVAGSPRELLEDTEFRGYLGAMAVLTAILTGLLFTGGFASGVPEGATFDAAYLSETAAAITGNLEPALRHALFQAVSIVTTTGYASMDFDVWGAPAKYALLFAMFVGGSAGSTGGSVKVIRWIVVAKVLRRELFTTAHPEAVRPVRLGGNALDDRATRGIMSFTLLYLSMFFIGAFVLFLDAARAGVDFTVLEVISGTASTLGNVGPAFYRLGPMGGYLRFPDSSKLFMVVLMWAGRLEILPLLVCLTPEYWRR